The Ovis aries strain OAR_USU_Benz2616 breed Rambouillet chromosome 11, ARS-UI_Ramb_v3.0, whole genome shotgun sequence genome window below encodes:
- the SUMO2 gene encoding small ubiquitin-related modifier 2 has product MADEKPKEGVKTENNDHINLKVAGQDGSVVQFKIKRHTPLSKLMKAYCERQGLSMRQIRFRFDGQPINETDTPAQLEMEDEDTIDVFQQQTGGVY; this is encoded by the exons ATGGCGGACGAAAAGCCCAAG GAAGGAGTCAAGACTGAGAACAACGATCATATTAATTTGAAGGTGGCGGGGCAGGATGGTTCTGTGGTGCAGTTTAAGATTAAGAGGCATACACCACTTAGTAAACTAATGAAAGCCTATTGTGAACGACAG GGTTTGTCAATGAGGCAGATCAGATTCCGATTTGACGGGCAGCCAATCAATGAAACAGACACACCTGCACAG TTGGAGATGGAAGATGAAGATACAATTGATGTATTCCAGCAGCAGACAGGAGGTGTCTACTAA